In Panthera uncia isolate 11264 chromosome B4, Puncia_PCG_1.0, whole genome shotgun sequence, one genomic interval encodes:
- the ARHGDIB gene encoding rho GDP-dissociation inhibitor 2, translating into MTEKDPEAHLEEDVDELDSKLNYKPPPQKSLKELQEMDKDDESLIKYKKTLLGDGPVVADPTAPNVKVTRLSLVCDSAPGPITMDLTGDLEALKKETFVLKEGVEYRVKINFKVNRDIVSGLKYVQHTYRTGVKVDKATFMVGSYGPRPEEYEFLTPIEEAPKGMLARGTYHNKSFFTDDDKHDHLTWEWNLSIKKEWTE; encoded by the exons atgacTGAAAAGGACCCAGAAGCACACCTGGAGGAAGATGTTGATGAGCTGGACAGCAAGCTCAATTACAAGCCTCCACCTCAGAAGTCGCTGAAAGAGCTCCAGGAGATGGACAAGGATGATGAAAGCCTAATCAAGTACAAGAAAACACTCCTGGGGGACGGCCCTGTGGTGGCAG ACCCAACAGCCCCCAATGTCAAGGTCACCCGGCTTAGCCTGGTTTGTGACAGTGCCCCAGGACCAATCACCATGGACCTCACTG GGGATCTTGAAgctctcaaaaaagaaacttttgtgCTAAAGGAAGGTGTTGAATACAGAGTCAAAATTAACTTCAAA GTGAACAGAGATATTGTGTCAGGCCTGAAATATGTTCAGCATACCTACCGGACTGGGGTGAAAG tGGATAAAGCGACATTTATGGTTGGCAGCTATGGGCCTCGGCCAGAGGAGTATGAGTTCCTGACTCCCATTGAGGAGGCTCCCAAGGGTATGCTGGCCCGAGGCACTTACCACAACAAGTCCTTCTTCACCGACGATGACAAGCATGACCACCTTACCTGGGAGTGGAACCTGTCTATTAAGAAGGAATGGACAGAATGA